From Pseudomonadota bacterium, a single genomic window includes:
- the rpsB gene encoding 30S ribosomal protein S2 has product MRALLEAGMHFGHQTKRWNPKMRQYIYGTRNGIHIIDLQQTQPLFQAAFKKVIEVVSNGQSVLFVGTKRQAQEVMREEATRCGMYFVTNRWLGGTLTNFRTVRGSIEKLRTIETMIQTEGEKLIKKERLRLDRSALKLDRNLGGIKDMATLPGLLVVVDPRKERIAVAEARRLEIPIVALTDTNCDPDTVDYVVPANDDAIRSIRLFAARLADACLLGQRFGRVRAVAVNRERDQQREHAASEPIRVASGGDGPKVEVVSRRSGPRPEPEAAATPDENAK; this is encoded by the coding sequence ATGCGAGCCCTGCTCGAGGCGGGCATGCACTTCGGGCACCAGACCAAGCGCTGGAACCCGAAGATGCGGCAGTACATCTACGGCACGCGCAACGGCATCCACATCATCGATCTGCAGCAGACGCAGCCGCTCTTTCAGGCCGCGTTCAAGAAGGTGATCGAGGTCGTGTCGAACGGCCAGAGCGTGCTCTTCGTCGGCACCAAGCGCCAAGCCCAAGAGGTGATGCGCGAGGAGGCCACGCGCTGCGGGATGTACTTCGTCACCAACCGCTGGCTCGGCGGCACCTTGACGAATTTCCGCACCGTGCGCGGCAGCATCGAGAAGCTGCGAACCATCGAGACGATGATCCAGACCGAGGGCGAAAAGCTGATAAAGAAGGAGCGCCTGCGCCTCGATCGCAGCGCCCTGAAGCTCGACCGCAACCTCGGCGGCATCAAGGACATGGCCACGTTGCCTGGCCTGCTCGTCGTCGTCGACCCGCGCAAGGAGCGCATCGCCGTCGCTGAGGCGCGCCGGCTCGAGATCCCGATCGTCGCGCTCACGGACACCAACTGCGACCCCGACACGGTGGACTACGTTGTCCCGGCGAACGATGATGCCATTCGCTCGATTCGACTCTTCGCCGCCCGCCTCGCGGATGCCTGTCTCCTCGGACAGCGCTTCGGGCGCGTACGCGCGGTGGCGGTCAATCGCGAGCGCGACCAACAGCGTGAGCACGCCGCGTCTGAGCCGATTCGCGTCGCCTCCGGCGGTGACGGACCGAAGGTCGAGGTCGTTTCGCGCCGCAGCGGCCCACGCCCCGAGCCCGAGGCTGCGGCCACGCCAGACGAGAACGCGAAGTAG
- a CDS encoding DUF192 domain-containing protein, producing the protein MSNDPPLMQPLAASSAVALPTICAGARLRVFNATRARPLAERLALALTSWQRLRGLIGRPPLAAGEALLLRPCAAVHGAWMRVAIDVIFLDAEGRVVGLVAPLRPWRQSGFLRGACAALELPVGTVTLSQSAIGDEVVFVPAEC; encoded by the coding sequence ATGTCAAACGACCCGCCGCTCATGCAGCCGCTGGCCGCCTCCTCCGCCGTCGCGCTGCCGACGATCTGCGCCGGCGCACGGCTCCGGGTGTTCAACGCGACCCGCGCCCGGCCCCTGGCGGAGCGGCTGGCCTTGGCGCTGACGTCGTGGCAGCGGCTGCGCGGCCTGATCGGGCGGCCTCCGCTCGCGGCGGGCGAGGCGCTGCTGCTGCGGCCCTGCGCCGCCGTCCACGGCGCTTGGATGCGGGTGGCGATCGACGTGATTTTCCTCGATGCCGAGGGCCGGGTGGTGGGCCTCGTGGCACCGCTGCGGCCGTGGCGCCAGTCCGGATTTCTTCGCGGGGCGTGCGCCGCGCTCGAGCTGCCGGTCGGGACGGTGACGCTGAGTCAAAGCGCGATCGGCGACGAGGTGGTGTTCGTGCCAGCGGAATGCTAA
- the tsf gene encoding translation elongation factor Ts, whose product MAEVTAQMVKELRDRTFAGFTDCKKALVECDGDLEKAAEFLRKKGLATAAKKAGRSASNGLVHAYIHSGSKIGVMVEVNCETDFVAKTDQFQGFVRDVALQIASMAPRFLVPADIPAEVIEKEREIRTAQAREGGKPEAVLAKIVEGQIEKWYGEVCLLEQVYVKDSKRKIKDLLTELIAQLGENCKIRRFARWEVGEGIETTAT is encoded by the coding sequence ATGGCTGAAGTCACCGCACAAATGGTCAAGGAGCTGCGCGATCGAACCTTCGCCGGCTTCACCGACTGCAAGAAGGCGCTCGTCGAGTGCGACGGCGACCTCGAGAAGGCGGCCGAGTTCCTGCGCAAGAAGGGCCTCGCGACGGCCGCGAAGAAGGCCGGCCGGAGCGCCAGCAACGGCCTCGTCCACGCCTACATTCACTCGGGCAGCAAGATCGGCGTGATGGTCGAGGTCAACTGCGAGACGGACTTCGTCGCCAAGACCGATCAGTTCCAGGGCTTCGTCCGCGACGTGGCGCTGCAGATCGCGTCGATGGCGCCGCGCTTTCTCGTGCCGGCCGACATCCCCGCCGAGGTGATCGAGAAGGAGCGCGAGATTCGCACGGCCCAGGCACGCGAAGGCGGCAAGCCGGAGGCAGTGCTCGCCAAGATCGTCGAGGGTCAGATCGAGAAGTGGTACGGCGAGGTCTGCCTGCTAGAGCAAGTCTACGTCAAGGACAGCAAGCGCAAGATCAAGGACCTGCTGACCGAGCTGATCGCCCAGCTCGGCGAGAACTGCAAGATCCGGCGCTTCGCGCGCTGGGAGGTCGGCGAGGGCATCGAGACGACCGCGACCTAG
- a CDS encoding class I fructose-bisphosphate aldolase, producing the protein MSTMGRVVEQLGKDGESLLSHTCRGIPKEQLALPGPDFLDRVFVQSDRHPQVLVNLQRLFGTGRLANTGYLSILPIDQGIEHSGAASFAPNPIYFDPENIAKLALDGGCNGVASTLGALGAVARRYAHKLPLILKINHNQLMTYPNTFDQVLFADVEQAWNMGAAAVGATIYFGSEESNRQIVEISQAFQHAHELGLATILWCYLRNPGFVKDGVDYHTAADLTSQANHLGVTIQADIIKQKLPTTNAPGFTALKFGKTHPRVYSELSSDHPIDMVRWQVANCYMGRMGLINSGGASSGAGDLAEAVRTAVINKRGGGTGLISGRKAFQRPVAEGIALLNAIQDIYLAKEITVA; encoded by the coding sequence ATGAGTACGATGGGTCGTGTTGTTGAACAGCTTGGCAAGGACGGCGAGAGCCTGCTGAGCCACACCTGTAGGGGGATCCCCAAGGAGCAGCTCGCGCTGCCGGGGCCGGACTTCCTCGATCGCGTGTTCGTCCAGTCCGATCGTCATCCCCAGGTGCTCGTCAACCTGCAGCGGCTATTTGGCACCGGTCGCTTGGCGAACACGGGCTATTTGTCGATCCTGCCGATCGATCAGGGCATCGAGCACTCCGGTGCTGCCTCCTTCGCGCCGAACCCGATCTACTTTGATCCGGAGAACATCGCTAAGCTGGCGCTCGATGGCGGGTGCAACGGCGTGGCCAGCACGCTCGGCGCCCTCGGCGCCGTGGCGCGGCGCTACGCGCATAAGCTGCCGCTGATCCTCAAGATCAATCACAACCAGCTGATGACCTATCCGAACACCTTCGACCAGGTGCTCTTCGCGGATGTCGAGCAGGCCTGGAACATGGGCGCGGCGGCCGTCGGCGCGACGATCTACTTCGGTTCCGAGGAGTCGAACCGGCAGATCGTGGAGATCTCGCAGGCCTTCCAGCATGCGCACGAGCTCGGCTTGGCGACGATCCTGTGGTGCTACCTGCGCAACCCGGGCTTCGTCAAGGACGGCGTCGACTACCACACGGCGGCCGACCTGACGTCGCAGGCCAACCACCTGGGTGTGACGATCCAGGCCGATATTATCAAGCAGAAGCTGCCGACCACCAACGCGCCGGGCTTCACGGCGCTGAAGTTCGGCAAGACGCATCCGCGCGTCTACAGTGAGCTGAGCAGCGATCATCCGATCGATATGGTCCGCTGGCAGGTCGCGAACTGCTACATGGGCCGGATGGGCCTGATCAACTCCGGCGGTGCTTCCAGCGGGGCTGGCGATCTGGCCGAGGCGGTGCGGACCGCCGTGATCAACAAGCGCGGTGGTGGTACGGGCCTGATCTCGGGGCGCAAGGCCTTTCAGCGGCCGGTGGCCGAGGGCATCGCGCTGCTCAATGCGATCCAGGATATCTACCTGGCCAAGGAAATCACCGTGGCGTGA
- a CDS encoding DnaJ domain-containing protein: MEPQTDASPDVQGDLQRYPLPRLLYYLYKRSLLGRLEIDRAEGGTAKVFFREGVPIHADLPTTEDLLGRVLLENGWITGEQFERSLAEYAEGRQLYGQILLGMGAITEERLVNALQLQLRRKLNRVFSYQGAPFRLFSGDHDQGLRADAARVRVDPLWLIHNGVRNAFGAEQLAGELSKLADTTVQLRPDFAKWLPRYGFDKEEGALLTILERGALPVPRLARISNLGPLATDMLLYVLWVTEALVLGQEEIAPSASAGIANSAEPPLRGGSPAGTDPQRPTSVPDLTALAGQFAGTPPAGAVARGAAGQGEPPAAAARSGSGVYAVPRPGPGSAAARRANAPSTSPGTSAAAGSSPRDASSGAKQRAAARDLRELIETASAALGGKTHFEVLALEPTATAAQVRDAYFSLAKQFHPDRVLGLGLRDLAQKAEELFRRTNEAYTVLADAKARAAYEASLSQPAGAKDEARTALEAEFCFQRGTVAFRKKQFAKALEEFTEARRLSGSEGEHLAWIAWTTFCDPQVDKAAALPKIKQLLLESLELAPKNAQINYFLGETYLALGEERRAVGALNRALEIKPDHVDAQRRMRLIRMRGEKEGGGKGQGALGGLLDRWRKK, from the coding sequence GTGGAGCCGCAGACCGATGCGTCCCCAGATGTGCAGGGTGACCTGCAGCGCTATCCGCTGCCGCGGCTGCTCTATTACCTCTACAAGCGCTCGCTGCTCGGCCGGCTCGAGATCGACCGCGCCGAGGGTGGCACCGCAAAGGTCTTCTTCCGCGAGGGCGTGCCGATCCACGCGGATCTTCCCACGACCGAGGACCTCCTCGGTCGCGTCCTGCTGGAGAACGGCTGGATCACCGGCGAGCAATTCGAGCGCTCGCTCGCAGAGTATGCCGAGGGGCGCCAGCTCTACGGCCAAATCCTCCTCGGCATGGGCGCGATCACGGAAGAGCGCCTGGTGAACGCCTTGCAGCTCCAGCTGCGGCGCAAGCTCAATCGGGTCTTCTCCTACCAGGGCGCACCCTTCCGGCTCTTCAGCGGCGACCATGATCAGGGTCTGCGCGCCGACGCCGCTCGCGTCCGCGTCGATCCCCTGTGGTTGATTCACAATGGCGTGCGCAACGCGTTCGGCGCCGAACAGCTCGCGGGCGAGCTGAGCAAGCTCGCCGACACCACCGTCCAACTGCGGCCGGACTTCGCCAAGTGGTTGCCACGCTACGGCTTCGACAAGGAAGAGGGCGCGCTGCTGACGATCCTCGAGCGGGGCGCGCTGCCCGTGCCTCGCCTGGCGCGCATCAGCAATCTAGGACCCCTGGCGACGGATATGCTGCTCTACGTGCTTTGGGTTACCGAAGCCCTCGTGCTCGGCCAGGAGGAGATAGCGCCGAGCGCGAGCGCTGGGATCGCCAACAGCGCCGAGCCACCTCTGCGCGGCGGCTCGCCCGCGGGCACCGACCCGCAGCGACCTACCTCGGTACCCGATCTCACAGCGCTGGCCGGCCAGTTCGCGGGCACTCCGCCGGCCGGCGCGGTGGCTCGCGGTGCCGCCGGGCAGGGCGAGCCGCCCGCGGCGGCAGCGCGCTCGGGTTCTGGCGTCTATGCGGTCCCGCGACCCGGCCCGGGCAGCGCGGCCGCCAGGCGCGCCAATGCCCCCTCGACCTCGCCGGGCACAAGCGCAGCGGCCGGCAGCAGCCCGCGCGACGCCAGCAGCGGAGCCAAGCAGCGGGCGGCCGCCCGTGACCTGCGCGAGCTGATCGAGACGGCCAGCGCGGCGCTCGGCGGCAAGACCCACTTCGAGGTCCTGGCGCTCGAGCCGACGGCGACCGCGGCCCAGGTCCGCGACGCCTACTTCTCGCTGGCCAAGCAGTTCCACCCCGATCGGGTCCTTGGCCTGGGCCTGCGCGATCTCGCACAGAAGGCCGAGGAGCTCTTTCGCCGCACCAACGAAGCCTACACCGTGCTCGCGGACGCCAAGGCGCGCGCGGCCTATGAGGCGAGCCTCAGCCAACCTGCCGGAGCGAAGGACGAGGCCCGCACTGCGCTCGAGGCCGAGTTCTGCTTCCAGCGCGGCACAGTGGCCTTTCGCAAGAAGCAGTTCGCCAAGGCCTTGGAGGAGTTCACGGAGGCGCGTCGGCTCAGCGGCAGCGAGGGCGAGCATCTGGCGTGGATCGCGTGGACGACCTTCTGCGACCCGCAGGTGGACAAGGCCGCCGCGCTACCAAAGATTAAGCAACTGCTGCTCGAGTCGCTCGAGCTCGCGCCCAAGAACGCTCAGATCAACTACTTCCTCGGCGAGACCTACTTGGCGCTCGGGGAAGAGAGACGCGCGGTGGGGGCCCTCAACCGCGCGCTCGAGATCAAACCGGACCACGTCGATGCCCAACGCCGGATGCGGCTGATTCGCATGCGCGGCGAGAAGGAGGGTGGCGGCAAGGGCCAGGGGGCGCTCGGCGGGCTGCTCGACCGCTGGCGCAAGAAATAG
- a CDS encoding thioesterase family protein, translated as MPRTTPQGELGIKIYYEDTDCLGLVYHANYLRFFERGRTELIGAALERPIAEWNAAGYLFAVYKLEITFRRAARLGESCRVLTRFDPPRSEYRLCVDQRLLRGDELVCAAQVQLVCLDASYGVRAFPAELLALQPAATRR; from the coding sequence ATGCCGCGCACGACCCCGCAGGGCGAACTCGGAATCAAGATCTACTACGAGGACACGGACTGCCTCGGGCTAGTCTACCACGCCAACTACCTGCGCTTCTTCGAGCGCGGTCGCACCGAGCTAATCGGCGCAGCCCTCGAGCGGCCGATCGCGGAGTGGAATGCGGCGGGATATCTCTTCGCCGTCTACAAGCTCGAGATCACCTTTCGCCGCGCCGCGCGCCTGGGTGAAAGCTGCCGTGTTCTGACGCGCTTCGACCCACCCCGGAGCGAGTACAGACTATGCGTCGATCAGCGGCTGCTGCGTGGCGATGAGCTGGTCTGCGCGGCGCAGGTTCAGCTCGTCTGCCTCGACGCGAGCTACGGCGTCCGCGCCTTCCCCGCGGAGCTGCTCGCGCTCCAGCCGGCGGCGACGCGCCGCTAG
- a CDS encoding MiaB/RimO family radical SAM methylthiotransferase — translation MPVQVHLSTLGCRLNEAELQRWGRALTADGFTVIEDARGADVLVLNTCAVTREAARKSRQALQRLRQACPEAALVLTGCLATLDPAAIGPLPSATLLLPNAEKDRLPELLRERLLGHGAGRAPLPRPTPSFSTRPLRRRTRAFVKVQDGCRYRCAFCVVTLARGSERSVACEAVVAEVAALADAGWQEAVLTGVHLGGWTERPAQRLDTLVRAVLQRTRIARLRLSSLEPWDVPAALWALWEDPRLCPHLHLPLQSGSDRLLRRMGRRGDRASYLRLLAAARRAIPHLVLSVDLLVGFPGETDEDFAQTLSLCQEAGPAHVHVFPFSPRPGTAAARFPQHLAPAVVQSRAAQLRALSDDLRRIELARWVGSRRPVLWEGAGAPIEGGGARRWWGLTDNYLRVTSTTAATVVLANRIESTRLVAAHSAHLVGALTPR, via the coding sequence ATGCCCGTGCAAGTCCATCTCAGCACGCTCGGCTGTCGCCTCAACGAGGCTGAGCTCCAGCGCTGGGGCAGAGCGCTGACGGCAGACGGGTTCACGGTCATCGAGGACGCCCGCGGCGCCGACGTCCTCGTGCTCAATACCTGCGCGGTGACGCGAGAGGCCGCGCGCAAGTCACGCCAGGCGCTGCAGCGCCTGCGCCAGGCGTGCCCCGAGGCCGCGCTCGTGCTCACGGGCTGCCTCGCGACGCTCGACCCTGCCGCGATCGGCCCGCTCCCCAGTGCCACGCTGCTGCTGCCCAACGCCGAGAAGGATCGCCTGCCCGAGCTGCTCCGTGAGCGCCTCCTGGGGCACGGCGCAGGACGCGCGCCCCTGCCTCGGCCGACGCCGAGCTTTTCCACGCGCCCGCTACGCCGCCGCACCCGAGCCTTCGTCAAGGTGCAAGATGGCTGCCGCTACCGCTGTGCCTTCTGCGTGGTGACGCTGGCGCGCGGCAGCGAGCGCAGCGTCGCCTGCGAGGCGGTCGTTGCCGAGGTGGCGGCGTTGGCGGACGCGGGGTGGCAGGAGGCGGTCTTGACCGGTGTCCACCTCGGAGGATGGACCGAGCGACCTGCCCAACGGCTCGACACGCTCGTCCGGGCCGTGCTGCAGCGGACACGCATCGCGCGCCTGCGCCTCTCCTCCCTCGAGCCCTGGGACGTGCCGGCGGCGCTCTGGGCGCTCTGGGAAGACCCACGCCTCTGCCCGCACCTGCACCTGCCGCTGCAGAGTGGTTCGGACCGCCTCCTGCGACGCATGGGGCGCCGCGGCGACCGCGCCAGCTACCTACGTTTGCTCGCGGCGGCGCGCCGCGCCATCCCCCACCTCGTGCTCAGCGTCGACCTGCTGGTCGGCTTTCCCGGGGAGACCGACGAGGACTTCGCGCAGACCCTGAGCCTCTGCCAGGAGGCCGGGCCTGCGCACGTCCATGTCTTCCCGTTCTCGCCGCGCCCAGGCACCGCCGCGGCCCGTTTCCCCCAACACCTGGCGCCCGCGGTGGTGCAGTCACGCGCCGCGCAGCTGCGCGCGCTGAGCGACGACCTCAGGCGGATCGAGCTCGCGCGCTGGGTCGGCAGCCGTCGTCCGGTGCTCTGGGAGGGAGCGGGGGCGCCGATCGAAGGCGGAGGCGCTCGGCGTTGGTGGGGGCTGACCGATAACTATCTGCGGGTCACCAGCACGACCGCCGCGACGGTCGTGCTGGCGAATCGAATCGAGTCGACGCGCTTGGTCGCGGCGCACTCGGCGCACCTCGTCGGCGCGCTCACGCCACGGTGA
- the frr gene encoding ribosome recycling factor, whose translation MIDEVIAELGVKMSATIENLKRDLARRRTGRANVALLEGIKVEYYGTLSPLNQVASVQVPDPRLITVKPWDKALVPLIEKALQQSSLGLNPSSDGELVRVPIPPLTGERRKDLVKDVRKVAEEMRVVLRGHRRDANEMARELEKDGTVSEDALHRGLAKIQELTDEHVKQADELVAAKEKQILED comes from the coding sequence ATGATCGACGAGGTAATTGCCGAACTCGGCGTCAAGATGAGCGCCACGATCGAGAATCTCAAGCGCGACCTCGCCCGGCGGCGTACCGGCCGCGCGAACGTGGCGTTGCTCGAGGGAATCAAGGTCGAGTACTACGGCACGCTCTCGCCCCTCAATCAGGTGGCCTCGGTCCAGGTGCCCGACCCGCGCCTGATTACGGTCAAGCCTTGGGATAAGGCGTTGGTCCCGCTAATCGAGAAGGCGTTGCAGCAGTCGTCGCTCGGCCTCAACCCCAGCTCCGATGGTGAGCTGGTTCGCGTCCCGATCCCGCCGCTCACGGGCGAGCGGCGCAAGGACCTCGTCAAGGACGTGCGCAAGGTCGCCGAGGAGATGCGGGTGGTCCTGCGTGGGCATCGCCGCGACGCCAATGAGATGGCGCGCGAGCTGGAGAAGGATGGCACGGTCTCGGAAGACGCCCTGCACCGCGGCCTGGCCAAGATCCAGGAGCTGACGGACGAGCACGTCAAGCAGGCCGACGAGCTGGTTGCCGCCAAGGAAAAGCAGATCCTCGAGGATTGA
- a CDS encoding ABC transporter ATP-binding protein, with product MTIVAEQLAKHFGGREVVRSLDLVVRPGEIYGLIGPNGAGKTTTMRMLIGLMRPSGGRALICGADTVTQAARAKAQLGFVSAATGLYERLTPEQLLSYYAQLYGLSAAEGRARSAALIALLALEPLLARRCGRLSTGERQRVSLARALVHDPPVLVLDEPTAGLDVLAGRAVADTIRRLRDQQRTILLSTHYMTEAELLCDRIGLLYGGSLAAEGSPSAIKERYGVGSLEQVFLRLQDEGLAAATSGGEGAPR from the coding sequence ATGACCATCGTCGCCGAGCAGCTCGCCAAGCATTTCGGTGGCCGGGAGGTCGTGCGCAGCCTGGATCTGGTCGTGCGACCCGGCGAGATCTACGGGCTGATCGGCCCCAACGGGGCTGGCAAGACCACGACGATGCGCATGCTGATCGGGCTGATGCGTCCGAGCGGCGGGCGCGCGCTCATCTGCGGCGCCGATACCGTCACGCAGGCCGCGCGGGCCAAGGCGCAGCTCGGTTTCGTCAGCGCAGCGACCGGGTTGTATGAGCGGCTGACGCCGGAACAGCTGCTGAGCTACTACGCTCAGCTCTACGGCCTGAGCGCCGCCGAGGGTCGGGCGCGCTCAGCGGCGCTGATCGCGCTGCTGGCGCTCGAGCCCCTGCTGGCGCGACGCTGCGGGCGGCTGAGCACGGGCGAACGGCAGCGGGTGTCGCTGGCGCGGGCCCTGGTGCACGATCCGCCCGTCCTCGTGCTCGATGAGCCCACGGCCGGGCTCGACGTGCTCGCCGGACGCGCCGTCGCCGACACGATTCGACGCCTGCGCGATCAACAGCGCACGATCCTGCTCTCGACGCACTACATGACCGAGGCGGAGCTGCTCTGCGATCGGATCGGTCTGCTCTACGGCGGATCCCTAGCGGCCGAGGGCAGCCCGAGCGCGATCAAGGAGCGCTATGGCGTCGGCTCGCTGGAGCAGGTCTTCCTGCGGCTCCAGGACGAAGGCCTCGCGGCGGCGACGAGCGGGGGCGAGGGGGCGCCACGATGA
- a CDS encoding UMP kinase, whose translation MPFRRVLLKLSGEALQGGPDRSIDTAKLAAIAAEIDGAVALGIQPAVVIGGGNLFRGLTGAASGMDRTAADTMGMLATVMNCLAMQDALVRRGRPTSVLSAIPVMQVCDPFTRREAIARLDAGEVVLLAGGTGNPYFTTDTAAALRALEVGAEVLLKATGVDGIYDCDPRVHPEARRFNEITYLEMLERRLKVMDSTAVTLCRDHALPLVVFSMAQAGNIARVLGGDHSVGTRVLER comes from the coding sequence GTGCCCTTCAGACGAGTCCTGTTGAAACTTAGCGGCGAGGCTCTGCAAGGCGGGCCCGACCGGTCGATCGACACCGCGAAGCTGGCGGCGATCGCCGCCGAGATCGACGGTGCGGTCGCGCTCGGCATTCAGCCGGCCGTCGTCATCGGCGGCGGCAACCTCTTCCGCGGACTGACCGGCGCGGCCTCGGGGATGGACCGTACGGCCGCGGACACGATGGGCATGCTCGCCACCGTGATGAACTGCCTCGCGATGCAAGATGCCTTGGTGCGGCGCGGTCGCCCGACCTCGGTGCTATCGGCCATTCCAGTGATGCAGGTCTGCGATCCCTTCACGCGCCGCGAGGCGATCGCCCGACTCGACGCAGGCGAGGTCGTGCTGCTCGCCGGCGGCACCGGCAATCCCTATTTCACCACCGACACGGCGGCGGCGCTGCGCGCGCTCGAGGTCGGCGCCGAGGTCCTGCTCAAGGCCACCGGCGTCGATGGGATCTACGACTGCGACCCGCGTGTGCACCCTGAGGCGCGCCGCTTCAACGAGATCACCTACCTCGAGATGCTCGAACGGCGGCTCAAGGTGATGGACTCGACGGCGGTCACGCTTTGTCGCGACCACGCGCTGCCACTGGTGGTCTTCAGCATGGCCCAGGCGGGAAACATCGCGCGCGTGCTCGGCGGCGACCACAGCGTCGGGACGCGCGTGCTGGAGCGCTAG
- a CDS encoding CPBP family intramembrane metalloprotease: protein MRALQVIGLVYRKEALETFRDLRTLVVMVVLPLALYPLMALAVAQWFGVQRERVVPDSAISVGWQGPEWAELRGALGARRLLRVGDHLSGVRALRAGRIDAFLRLPDDLGPRLARGAAVPIELYRDETSASSARAGARLRQRLQRFGRQQLAQRLAARGLAADFGEPLRLQDHDVATAGAAGAQAVSGLLPLLIVLMVLLGAFYPAIDLTAGEKERGTLETLLSTPAPRWGLIGGKFLVVATVAIVTGVVNLLSMGLTLLLGFGPALRAAGLSTAVPWTAVLGALAGLVPASLFFAAVLLAAATLARSFKEAQTLLAPVYVLCVLPTMAAQLPGLQLGYGAALLPGVNVSMLMQGLAGGRIAAGPLWLALLSSIAHAALALGLAARNFNTERLLFPDEPRAFASGTGARQWRRTQPTPSEAAVLLLVVLALMLLVGQPLQQARFIPGVLLTEWLMVALPVMAFLRWAGLAPRAVLGWRRPSAAGLIGAVLAGSSGWYLVAAVVEQLQQRVLPIPPEVVEQLRRTVFAAERPLALDLLVLAISPAICEELLFRGVLLRASLAEQRPWLAVVVNGLLFGAFHLSVYRFLPTLLLGLVLALLVVRSGSIVLAMVFHLANNTATVLVARLVPPTDAASSVAFGLNAAYLALATVVFAAGCWLALRRPRPAPG, encoded by the coding sequence ATGAGAGCCCTCCAGGTGATCGGCCTCGTCTACCGCAAGGAGGCGTTGGAGACCTTTCGCGACCTGCGGACGCTGGTGGTGATGGTCGTGTTGCCGCTGGCGCTCTATCCGCTGATGGCCCTGGCGGTAGCGCAGTGGTTTGGCGTGCAGCGCGAGCGCGTGGTGCCGGATTCGGCGATCAGCGTCGGCTGGCAGGGGCCCGAGTGGGCGGAGCTGCGGGGCGCCCTCGGTGCCAGGCGCTTGCTCCGAGTCGGCGATCACTTGAGCGGGGTGCGGGCCCTGCGAGCGGGTCGGATCGACGCCTTCCTGCGCTTGCCCGACGACCTCGGGCCACGGCTCGCGCGCGGCGCCGCAGTGCCGATCGAGCTCTATCGCGATGAGACGAGCGCTAGCTCGGCGCGGGCCGGCGCTCGTCTTCGGCAGCGGCTGCAGCGCTTCGGGCGGCAGCAGCTCGCCCAACGACTGGCGGCACGGGGGCTGGCGGCCGACTTCGGCGAGCCGCTTCGGCTGCAGGACCATGACGTGGCGACGGCGGGCGCGGCGGGGGCTCAGGCCGTGAGCGGCCTGCTGCCGCTGCTGATCGTCCTGATGGTGCTGCTTGGCGCCTTCTACCCGGCCATCGACCTGACGGCCGGCGAGAAGGAGCGCGGCACGCTGGAGACGCTGCTCTCGACGCCGGCGCCACGCTGGGGGCTGATCGGCGGCAAGTTCTTGGTGGTCGCGACCGTGGCGATCGTCACCGGGGTCGTCAATCTGCTCTCGATGGGGCTGACGCTCTTGCTCGGCTTCGGTCCGGCGCTGCGGGCGGCGGGTCTGAGCACGGCCGTGCCGTGGACTGCCGTGCTCGGCGCCCTGGCGGGCCTCGTGCCCGCGTCGCTCTTCTTCGCCGCGGTGCTGCTCGCTGCGGCAACCCTGGCGCGCAGCTTCAAAGAGGCCCAGACCTTGCTAGCGCCGGTCTACGTGCTCTGCGTGCTGCCGACGATGGCGGCTCAGCTCCCCGGGCTGCAGCTCGGCTATGGGGCGGCGCTGCTGCCGGGCGTCAACGTCTCCATGCTGATGCAGGGGCTGGCGGGTGGCAGGATCGCGGCCGGGCCGCTCTGGCTCGCCCTGCTCTCGAGCATTGCCCATGCCGCGTTGGCCCTCGGCCTGGCCGCGCGCAACTTCAACACCGAGCGCTTGCTCTTTCCAGACGAGCCGCGCGCGTTCGCGTCCGGAACGGGTGCGCGCCAGTGGCGACGGACCCAGCCGACGCCGAGCGAGGCCGCGGTGCTGCTCCTGGTCGTGCTGGCGCTGATGCTCTTGGTCGGTCAGCCCTTGCAGCAGGCGCGCTTCATCCCCGGGGTGCTCTTGACCGAGTGGTTGATGGTGGCGTTACCCGTGATGGCCTTCCTGCGCTGGGCCGGGTTGGCGCCGCGGGCGGTGCTCGGCTGGCGGCGACCGTCGGCAGCCGGCTTGATCGGCGCGGTGCTGGCGGGCAGCAGCGGCTGGTACCTGGTCGCCGCGGTGGTCGAGCAGCTCCAGCAGCGCGTGCTCCCGATCCCCCCCGAAGTCGTCGAGCAGCTCCGGCGCACGGTCTTCGCCGCCGAGCGACCGCTCGCGCTCGATCTTCTGGTCCTCGCCATCTCGCCGGCGATCTGCGAGGAGCTGTTGTTTCGTGGCGTGCTGCTGCGGGCGAGCCTCGCAGAGCAGCGTCCGTGGCTGGCCGTCGTGGTCAACGGGCTGCTCTTTGGTGCCTTTCATCTTTCGGTCTATCGCTTCTTGCCGACGCTGCTCCTCGGCCTGGTGCTGGCCCTGCTGGTGGTGCGCAGCGGATCGATCGTCCTGGCGATGGTCTTCCACCTGGCGAACAACACGGCCACGGTGCTCGTGGCGCGGCTCGTTCCCCCAACGGACGCCGCGTCTTCCGTAGCGTTCGGGCTCAACGCAGCCTATCTGGCGCTCGCTACCGTGGTCTTCGCCGCCGGCTGCTGGCTGGCCCTCCGGCGGCCCCGCCCTGCTCCCGGCTAG